In Lacibacter sp. H375, one DNA window encodes the following:
- a CDS encoding VIT1/CCC1 transporter family protein, whose protein sequence is MNLKNIQTEIDAAFLYQKLATHEDDPVIANVFRQMSEIENSHALAFAAKEKIDASFLPKPSWRAKTLNVIGKVFGYDYVLGAVMDTEKSISNAIVQTKKKNKEEITGSETTHVKILRSILEKETQVSGKQLSRFEKKHRSVGGNAIRAAVLGGNDGLVSNFSLVMGVAGATQGQEGVLLAGLAGLLAGALSMALGEWISVKSSQELYENQMQLEMEELEVNPEGEKKEIALIYMAKGIDEQQAYVLADEIMKDKTKAHDLLVKEELGIDAEELKGSAVEAAVYSFILFAIGAIIPVAPFMFAKGAAAIGISVAVSALGLFLIGAAITLFTGRNVWFSGFRQVLFGLLAAAITFGIGKLIGVSIAG, encoded by the coding sequence ATGAACCTGAAAAATATTCAAACCGAAATAGATGCCGCTTTTCTTTACCAGAAACTGGCAACACATGAGGATGATCCTGTAATTGCCAATGTATTCAGGCAAATGAGTGAAATTGAAAACAGTCATGCCCTTGCGTTTGCTGCCAAAGAAAAGATCGATGCATCATTTCTTCCTAAACCATCTTGGCGTGCAAAAACCTTAAACGTCATTGGTAAAGTATTCGGGTACGATTATGTGTTGGGTGCAGTCATGGATACAGAGAAAAGTATTTCAAATGCCATCGTTCAAACCAAAAAGAAAAATAAAGAAGAAATTACGGGCAGCGAAACAACGCATGTAAAAATTCTTCGCAGCATCTTAGAAAAAGAAACACAGGTATCAGGCAAGCAACTATCGAGGTTTGAAAAGAAACATCGTTCTGTTGGTGGCAATGCCATTCGTGCTGCAGTGTTGGGTGGTAATGATGGATTGGTTTCCAATTTTAGTTTGGTGATGGGTGTTGCAGGTGCCACGCAAGGTCAGGAGGGAGTTTTATTGGCGGGACTTGCAGGATTATTGGCCGGCGCTTTATCCATGGCATTGGGCGAATGGATCTCTGTTAAAAGTTCGCAGGAGTTGTATGAAAACCAGATGCAACTTGAAATGGAAGAGCTGGAAGTAAATCCTGAAGGAGAGAAAAAAGAAATAGCGTTGATCTATATGGCAAAGGGAATTGATGAACAGCAGGCTTACGTTCTTGCAGATGAAATAATGAAAGATAAAACAAAGGCACACGACCTGTTGGTGAAAGAAGAATTAGGTATTGATGCTGAAGAATTAAAAGGATCGGCTGTTGAAGCAGCTGTTTATTCCTTCATCTTATTTGCCATTGGTGCCATTATACCTGTTGCACCGTTTATGTTTGCCAAAGGCGCTGCCGCCATCGGCATAAGTGTTGCGGTGAGTGCATTGGGTTTATTCCTCATCGGCGCTGCTATTACATTATTCACCGGAAGAAATGTTTGGTTCTCCGGTTTCAGGCAGGTATTGTTTGGTTTACTTGCCGCAGCTATCACATTTGGCATTGGAAAGTTGATTGGCGTATCAATTGCAGGATAA